A single region of the Malus sylvestris chromosome 8, drMalSylv7.2, whole genome shotgun sequence genome encodes:
- the LOC126633446 gene encoding strigolactone esterase RMS3-like encodes MVSTTILNALNVRVVGSGDKYVVFAHGFGTDQSAWQRILQYFTPYYRVILYDLVCAGSVNPDYFDFRRYTTLDAYVDDLLNILDALGVNRCAYVGHSVSAMIGILASIRRPELFSKLVLIGASPRFLNDRDYHGGFEQEEIEKVFSAMEANYEAWVHGFAPLAVGADVPTAVREFSRTLFNMRPDISLFVSRAVFNSDLRGVLGLVRVPCWIIQTAKDVSVPASVANYLRDHLGGRNTVVILETEGHLPHLSAPGLLARKLRHALAP; translated from the exons ATGGTCAGCACCACCATCCTCAACGCTCTCAACGTCCGCGTCGTTGGCTCCGGCGATAAGTACGTCGTCTTCGCCCACGGCTTCGGCACCGACCAGTCCGCCTGGCAGCGCATTCTCCAGTACTTCACGCCATACTACCGCGTCATTCTCTACGACCTCGTCTGCGCCGGCAGCGTCAACCCGGACTACTTCGACTTCCGCCGCTACACCACCCTCGACGCCTACGTTGACGACCTCCTCAACATTCTCGACGCCCTCGGCGTCAACCGCTGCGCCTATGTTGGCCACTCCGTCTCCGCCATGATCGGCATCCTCGCCTCCATCCGCCGCCCCGAACTCTTCTCCAAGCTCGTACTCATCGGCGCTTCCCCGAG gtttcTGAACGATCGAGATTACCATGGAGGATTCGAGCAGGAGGAGATTGAGAAGGTGTTTTCGGCAATGGAGGCCAATTACGAGGCATGGGTCCACGGCTTCGCGCCTCTGGCCGTTGGGGCCGACGTCCCGACAGCGGTCCGAGAATTCAGCCGCACCCTGTTCAACATGCGACCCGACATCTCGCTTTTCGTGTCTCGGGCCGTCTTCAACAGCGATTTGAGGGGGGTTTTGGGGCTGGTCCGAGTGCCGTGCTGGATAATCCAGACGGCGAAGGACGTGTCCGTGCCGGCGTCGGTGGCGAACTACCTGAGGGACCACCTGGGCGGTCGGAACACAGTGGTGATTCTGGAGACGGAAGGGCACTTGCCCCATCTGAGCGCCCCGGGTTTGCTGGCTCGGAAGCTTCGCCACGCCCTTGCCCCGTAG